The Gemmatimonadota bacterium DNA segment TGAACAGGTGGTGGCTGCCGAGGTTGTCGCCGTGATCGGAGAGGAAAACGACGATGGTGTTTTCCGCGAGGTGGTACGCCTTGAGGAAGTGCATGAGGCGTCCGACCATGTCGTCCACCCAGGTCGTCATGCCGTAGTACAGGGCGATCAGGTGCCGCAGATCGAATCCGGGGGGCAGCTTGCGCGTAAAGGGAAGGTCTTTTTCGTAGAAGAGAAAGTCCCACAGGTAGACCTTGAACCAATGTTCGTCGTATGGCAGCCGGCCGTCCCGGTAGACGTTGGGCCGCAGGGGGATATCGGCGGGATCGTACATGCCCAGGTACGTTTCGGGCGCGTCCATGAGGGGCATGTGGGGCGGAGAAATACTGTAGTAGAGAAAAAACGGTTCCTCCCGGTTCTCCCGGTCTCTCAGGTATCCGCCGACCTGGTCCGACTCGAAGCGAACGCTGAAACCCTCTACCTGAAACTCCTCACCGTCGTTCTCCACGAAGGACTGCCCGCTGTGCCGGTGATGGACCCGCGGATACAGGCTGTAGTCGAATCCCAGCGGACCGGGCGCGGAATGGATGTGCCATTTCCCGATCAGCGCCGTATCGTATCCAAAAGTCTTGAACATCTCCGGAAGCGTCGGCGCGGGCAGGTGGGGCCGCCCGCCTGCCGGATACTCGGGCATCGTCGTGGATCCATACGCCAGTTGTTCCGCGAAGTTGCCCAGCGCGCCCATGCAGGTCCGGCTGTACTGGCCCGACAGTAGACTGGACCGGGCGGGCATGCAGACGGGGTTGTTGCTAACAGCCGTTTCGAATCGCACGCCTTCCGACGCGAGCCGGTCCAGGTGGGGCGTCCGGACGACCTCGTTTCCGTAGCATCCTACTTCGAAGGCGCGCAGCTGGTCGCAGATGCAGAGAATGACGTTCGGACGGGAAGGGCTTGCGGAGCCGGTCACGATGAACTCCGTTGCGATAGGGTCAGAGCAGGAGCCGGATCGCTGTCAGATCAGAAGCCGGATCGCCATGACGACCAGTACCACGTTCAGGATCACGCGGATAAGACCCTCGCCGCGCTTGACGGTGTAATGGGCGCCGATCCATCCGCCGGCCGTCGTACCCACGGCCAGGGCGGCCCCGAGCAGCCAGAGCACCTGTCCCTTGTCCGCGAAGATGGCCAGCGCCACCAGGGTGTAGATACCGACGATGAATACCTTGAAGGCGTTGACGCGGACGAGGTCGAGGCCGACGACCCGGTAGAGCACCGCCATGAGAAAGAATCCGACCCCGGCCTGGATGAACCCGCCGTAGAACCCCACCGCGACCATCAGGATGTGCCCCAGGAGGAGTCGCTTCGGCTGCTCGGTGGTCTCCGCGTCACGCGGTTTCCTGCTCATCAGGACCAGCAGCAGGATCATCAGGCCGCCGAGGATCCTGTTGAAGAGCTCGCCGCTGACCTGGGT contains these protein-coding regions:
- a CDS encoding sulfatase-like hydrolase/transferase: MTGSASPSRPNVILCICDQLRAFEVGCYGNEVVRTPHLDRLASEGVRFETAVSNNPVCMPARSSLLSGQYSRTCMGALGNFAEQLAYGSTTMPEYPAGGRPHLPAPTLPEMFKTFGYDTALIGKWHIHSAPGPLGFDYSLYPRVHHRHSGQSFVENDGEEFQVEGFSVRFESDQVGGYLRDRENREEPFFLYYSISPPHMPLMDAPETYLGMYDPADIPLRPNVYRDGRLPYDEHWFKVYLWDFLFYEKDLPFTRKLPPGFDLRHLIALYYGMTTWVDDMVGRLMHFLKAYHLAENTIVVFLSDHGDNLGSHHLFNKGRLIEESIRVPLVFHGPGLLKPRDDGTTTAQLIDVMPTLLSLCGGSVPAHVQGRDLAPAVLDGNGLKGDEGVFVETSRGEIGLRTSTHTYGIRVDPKNGSVLDDRACLFDLQTDPYQLSNLMDAGCDPELAAGFRDRVLAWHHATPWMHSGAYR
- a CDS encoding sulfite exporter TauE/SafE family protein; translation: MEFELWQLFLLAGVGVLSGFLNVMAGGGSLLALPVLIFLGLPGNVANGTNRVAIVAQNASAVTSFFRQGYSELRTMLTLALCAVPGAALGAYLGTQVSGELFNRILGGLMILLLVLMSRKPRDAETTEQPKRLLLGHILMVAVGFYGGFIQAGVGFFLMAVLYRVVGLDLVRVNAFKVFIVGIYTLVALAIFADKGQVLWLLGAALAVGTTAGGWIGAHYTVKRGEGLIRVILNVVLVVMAIRLLI